One part of the Arabidopsis thaliana chromosome 4, partial sequence genome encodes these proteins:
- a CDS encoding Translation initiation factor SUI1 family protein (Translation initiation factor SUI1 family protein; FUNCTIONS IN: translation initiation factor activity; INVOLVED IN: translational initiation, translation; LOCATED IN: cellular_component unknown; EXPRESSED IN: 24 plant structures; EXPRESSED DURING: 15 growth stages; CONTAINS InterPro DOMAIN/s: Translation initiation factor SUI1 (InterPro:IPR001950), Eukaryotic translation initiation factor SUI1 (InterPro:IPR005874); BEST Arabidopsis thaliana protein match is: Translation initiation factor SUI1 family protein (TAIR:AT5G54760.3); Has 1807 Blast hits to 1807 proteins in 277 species: Archae - 0; Bacteria - 0; Metazoa - 736; Fungi - 347; Plants - 385; Viruses - 0; Other Eukaryotes - 339 (source: NCBI BLink).), giving the protein MSELDSQVPTAFDPFADANAEDSGAGTKEYVHIRVQQRNGRKSLTTVQGLKKEYSYTKILKDLKKEFCCNGTVVQDSELGQVIQLQGDQRKNVSTFLVQAGLVKKDNIKIHGF; this is encoded by the exons ATGTCTGAACTTGATTCCCAGGTCCCTACTGCCTTCG ACCCGTTTGCTGATGCGAATGCTGAGGACTCAGGTGCAGGAACAAAGGAGTACGTTCATATTCGTGTCCAGCAGCGGAATGGTAGGAAAAGCTTGACAACGGTCCAGGGGCTGAAGAAAGAGTACAGCTACACCAAGATACTTAAGGACCTCAAGAAAGAATTTTGCTGCAACGGAACTGTGGTTCAAGACTCAGAACTCGGACAG GTTATTCAGCTTCAAGGCGATCAGAGGAAGAACGTCTCCACGTTCCTAGTCCAG GCTGGGCTTGTGAAGAAAGATAACATCAAGATCCATGGTTTCTGA